A stretch of the Ornithodoros turicata isolate Travis chromosome 4, ASM3712646v1, whole genome shotgun sequence genome encodes the following:
- the LOC135390653 gene encoding F-box/WD repeat-containing protein 9-like — protein sequence MRLEALPNEILFRVFSFLDAAFIVDVLSKVCTTFEAVINDHTFWKGKLFQQWPKTYPVVPVNDSFDWKRACFDREEHYKVWTSWGRNVTPIYFESPHIGFVNVVQLLNNGSLCASGSRDKDIKLWNIKADRNGDVLDSSQRLVHALPDAHGGWVWCMCAHDNTLYSGGWDSAVKMWDLDHGLAQINSLRVKTAVLCLCNVGNLLSFGTYGGSIYCHDKREPAGNLRRLLGAKSSITCMAMDDRALIAGCQGGHLAVVDLRTWKMRENFSEFDGYPSAVSYDMEQLWVGTRCGSVYIVDATGDKLKSVQSFSLAKQASVVSGIHHSLGSVLVSILESPMYVLEPTLDAEVISLGAPKDNVDRFQVHGTTLVTAGRSTIKVWHPQ from the exons ATGAGACTGGAAGCGCTGCCGAACGAAATTTTGTTTCGAGTATTTTCATTTCTCGATGCCGCCTTCATCGTCGATGTGCTCAGCAAAGTTTGCACGACTTTTGAGGCTGTGATAAATGATCATACATTCTGGAAAGGCAAGCTTTTTCAACAATGGCCAAAGACATATCCTGTTGTACCAG TGAATGACTCGTTTGATTGGAAAAGGGCCTGCTTTGACCGAGAAGAACATTACAAGGTGTGGACATCATGGGGACGAAACGTGACACCGATTTATTTTGAGTCTCCCCACATCGGTTTTGTCAATGTCGTTCAACTTCTGAAC AATGGCTCACTTTGTGCATCTGGTTCGAGAGACAAAGACATTAAACTTTGGAATATTAAAGCAGACAGAAATGGTGACGTATTGGATTCAAGTCAGAGACTCGTGCATGCTCTACCGGATGCACATGGG GGATGGGTATGGTGCATGTGTGCACATGACAACACACTGTACAGTGGTGGATGGGACAGCGCAGTGAAGATGTGGGATCTGGATCATGGTCTTGCCCAGATTAATTCGTTAAG AGTCAAGACCGCCGTGCTATGCCTGTGTAACGTCGGAAACCTGTTGTCCTTCGGCACCTATGGAGGATCCATATATTGCCACGACAAGCGCGAACCTGCGGGCAACCTTAGGCGCCTTCTCGGAGCCAAGTCATCGATCACCTGCATGGCAATGGATGACAGGGCACTGATCGCAGGATGCCAGGGCGGCCACTTAGCTGTGGTCGATCTACGGACGTGGAAAATGAGGGAGAACTTTTCTGAG TTTGACGGATATCCTTCTGCAGTTTCTTACGACATGGAGCAGCTTTGGGTCGGAACTCGATGCGGTTCTGTATACATAGTTGACGCCACGGGTGACAAGCTTAAAAGTGTTCAG AGCTTTTCATTAGCCAAGCAAGCAAGCGTTGTGTCCGGAATCCACCATTCTCTGGGCAGTGTCCTTGTATCCATCTTGGAGTCTCCGATGTATGTTCTGGAACCAACGTTGGATGCTGAAGTGATCTCTCTTGGAGCTCCGAAGGATAATGTGGACAGG TTTCAGGTACACGGAACCACCTTAGTGACGGCAGGACGTTCCACAATTAAAGTGTGGCACCCACAATAA